From Phycisphaerae bacterium, the proteins below share one genomic window:
- a CDS encoding cysteine desulfurase family protein, giving the protein MIYLDYNATTPIDPAVAEAMRPFIESQFGNPSSSHPLGRAAKSAVESARASLAALMGAKPHEIIFTSGGTEASNLAIKGLARRRGERGGHFVTTVVEHPATLEPMRALERNGFTRTEVSADPTGLVDPDAIRRAIRPDTILISVMHAQNEVGTIEPIAEIGQIARKRGVLFHVDAAQSMGKLPVTVDEMSADLLSIAGHKMYGPKGVGALYVHAGVELEPLIHGAAQESGRRGGTENVILIAGLGKAAELAREHLSPSPSQGEGRGEGSTTSKHDSATSSIDRIRLLRDHFWQRLSEAFGDRILLNGHPTLRLPNTLSVSFPGHVGGDILAKMPDVCASTGAACHAGDAKPSRVLMAMGYSRERAVGTIRFSLGHPTGREEIDAVVKQLAQAAG; this is encoded by the coding sequence ATGATTTACCTCGACTACAACGCCACCACGCCGATCGACCCCGCCGTCGCCGAGGCGATGCGGCCCTTCATCGAGTCGCAGTTCGGCAACCCCTCCAGCAGTCATCCGCTTGGCCGCGCGGCAAAATCCGCCGTCGAAAGCGCCCGCGCGTCCCTCGCCGCGCTCATGGGCGCGAAGCCGCACGAAATCATCTTCACCAGCGGCGGCACCGAGGCCAGCAACCTCGCGATTAAGGGCCTTGCCCGCCGACGGGGAGAGCGCGGCGGTCACTTCGTCACAACCGTCGTCGAGCACCCTGCGACGCTCGAACCGATGCGCGCCCTCGAGCGCAACGGCTTCACGCGCACCGAAGTCTCTGCTGACCCGACGGGCCTCGTCGATCCCGACGCCATCCGCCGCGCGATCCGTCCCGACACGATCCTCATCAGCGTCATGCACGCCCAGAACGAAGTCGGCACCATCGAGCCCATCGCCGAAATCGGCCAAATCGCCCGCAAACGCGGTGTCCTTTTTCACGTCGACGCCGCCCAGTCGATGGGCAAGCTGCCGGTCACTGTCGATGAAATGTCCGCCGACCTGCTCTCCATCGCCGGTCACAAGATGTACGGCCCCAAGGGCGTCGGCGCGCTTTACGTCCACGCGGGCGTCGAGCTGGAGCCGCTGATCCACGGGGCCGCGCAGGAGTCCGGCCGTCGCGGCGGCACGGAAAACGTCATCCTCATCGCCGGTCTCGGCAAGGCCGCGGAGTTGGCCCGCGAGCACCTTTCTCCCTCTCCCTCCCAGGGAGAGGGTCGGGGTGAGGGTTCGACAACGAGCAAGCACGACAGCGCAACGAGCTCGATCGACCGTATACGCCTCCTCCGAGACCACTTCTGGCAGCGCCTTTCGGAGGCCTTCGGCGACCGCATCTTGCTCAACGGCCATCCGACGCTCCGCCTGCCCAACACGCTGTCCGTCAGTTTCCCCGGCCACGTCGGCGGCGATATCCTCGCAAAAATGCCCGACGTCTGCGCCTCGACCGGCGCCGCTTGCCACGCGGGCGACGCCAAGCCCTCGCGGGTTCTCATGGCGATGGGCTATTCGCGCGAGCGGGCGGTTGGCACCATCCGATTTTCGCTGGGGCATCCGACGGGGCGGGAGGAGATTGACGCGGTCGTCAAGCAACTCGCTCAGGCAGCAGGCTAA
- a CDS encoding prolyl oligopeptidase family serine peptidase, whose protein sequence is MSRPILTVVAALVPALAVAAPPDAAKKPVTDAYHGVKVVDEYRWLENWEDPAVKKWSDEQSTYARDYLDKIACVPALRERVTELENAVGPRYLAIRFASGTYFAAKSVPAMQQPQIVALSSLTSTEGERVIVDPNTLDKEGGTSFDWFVPSPDGKLLAVSLSSGGSESGDARIFEVATGKERANDMVPRVNGGTAGGALAWAADSSGFYYTRYPRKGERSAADMDFYTQLYFHKLGTSTEGDTFQTGKDYPKIAEIAAEVSPDGRWALTNVQNGDGGEFIQDIRMPSGEWVRISKWDDRIVEAKFGHDDAVYLVSRKDASMGKVLRLALSKDKRPALVDAKEVVPEQRDASIETYFPDRGGIYLTKSRLLVLYQIGGPNELRVFEIAAGQAKLHGKVDALPISTTERVEPLEGDAVVYLNDSFVSPPAWYTLNAGGSATKAEPTALKQAAPPYMPELAVRREFATSKDGTKVPLNIIARKDVLDSKKPAPTMVWGYGGYGVNETPGFSRRIVLFCEQGGIYVVTNIRGGGEYGERWHLEGNLTKKQNVFDDFQAACRHMIDKGYTTSDKLAIFGGSNGGLLMGATFTQQPDLCKAVVSAVGIYDMLRVELSPNGAFNVTEFGTVKDKAQFDALYAYSPYHRVKDGTKYPAILFMTGANDPRVDPMQSRKMTARMQAAQASVSPGQGGPSPVYLRTSGNTGHGMGTPLNARIEQTVDMFAFLFDQLGVNYVRPGSNQQSRATDY, encoded by the coding sequence ATGTCCCGCCCGATTCTCACCGTTGTCGCCGCACTCGTCCCCGCATTGGCCGTCGCCGCGCCGCCGGACGCCGCCAAGAAGCCCGTGACCGACGCGTATCACGGCGTAAAGGTCGTGGACGAGTACCGCTGGCTGGAAAACTGGGAGGACCCGGCGGTCAAGAAGTGGTCGGACGAACAAAGCACCTACGCCCGGGATTACCTGGACAAGATCGCCTGCGTGCCCGCGCTCCGCGAGCGCGTGACGGAGCTGGAGAACGCGGTCGGGCCGCGGTACCTGGCGATTCGATTCGCCTCGGGGACGTACTTCGCGGCCAAGAGCGTGCCCGCCATGCAGCAGCCGCAGATCGTCGCGCTATCGTCGCTCACGAGCACGGAGGGCGAGCGTGTCATCGTCGATCCCAACACGCTCGATAAGGAGGGCGGTACGTCGTTTGACTGGTTCGTCCCGTCGCCCGATGGCAAGCTACTGGCCGTTTCGCTCTCATCGGGCGGAAGCGAATCCGGTGACGCCCGCATCTTCGAGGTCGCCACGGGCAAGGAGCGGGCGAACGATATGGTTCCCCGCGTCAACGGCGGAACGGCGGGCGGCGCGCTGGCCTGGGCGGCCGATTCCAGCGGTTTCTATTACACGCGCTACCCGCGCAAGGGCGAACGCTCCGCCGCCGACATGGACTTCTATACCCAGCTCTACTTTCACAAGCTCGGTACATCGACCGAGGGCGACACCTTCCAGACCGGCAAGGACTATCCCAAGATTGCCGAGATTGCCGCTGAGGTGAGCCCCGATGGTCGCTGGGCTTTGACCAACGTGCAGAACGGCGACGGCGGCGAGTTCATACAGGATATCCGCATGCCGTCGGGTGAATGGGTCCGCATCAGCAAATGGGATGACCGGATCGTCGAAGCGAAGTTCGGCCACGATGACGCAGTCTATCTCGTCAGCCGCAAGGACGCGTCGATGGGCAAGGTGCTGCGCCTCGCCTTGAGCAAGGACAAACGGCCCGCACTCGTCGACGCAAAGGAAGTCGTCCCAGAGCAGCGCGACGCGTCAATCGAGACCTATTTTCCCGACCGGGGCGGCATCTATCTGACCAAGTCCCGGCTGCTGGTGCTCTATCAGATCGGCGGGCCGAACGAGCTGCGCGTCTTCGAGATCGCCGCCGGTCAGGCCAAACTCCATGGAAAGGTCGATGCCCTGCCGATCTCGACGACAGAACGCGTGGAGCCGCTGGAGGGCGACGCGGTCGTCTACCTGAATGACAGCTTTGTCTCTCCACCGGCTTGGTACACACTCAATGCCGGTGGAAGTGCGACCAAGGCCGAGCCGACGGCGCTGAAGCAGGCGGCTCCCCCGTATATGCCGGAACTGGCCGTGCGGCGTGAGTTCGCCACGAGCAAGGACGGGACTAAGGTCCCGCTGAATATCATCGCGCGAAAGGACGTCCTCGACTCCAAGAAGCCCGCACCGACGATGGTCTGGGGCTACGGCGGCTACGGCGTCAACGAGACGCCCGGCTTTTCGCGGCGGATCGTGCTCTTCTGCGAGCAGGGCGGAATCTATGTCGTCACCAACATCCGCGGTGGCGGGGAGTACGGCGAGCGCTGGCACCTTGAGGGCAATCTGACCAAAAAGCAAAACGTCTTTGACGACTTCCAGGCCGCGTGCCGGCACATGATCGACAAGGGCTACACGACAAGCGACAAGCTCGCCATCTTCGGCGGCTCCAACGGCGGGCTTCTGATGGGCGCGACGTTTACGCAGCAGCCCGACCTGTGCAAGGCGGTCGTCTCGGCGGTCGGAATCTACGACATGCTCCGTGTGGAACTCTCGCCGAATGGGGCGTTCAACGTCACCGAATTCGGGACGGTCAAGGACAAAGCCCAATTCGATGCGCTGTACGCGTACTCGCCCTATCATCGCGTCAAGGATGGGACCAAGTATCCGGCAATCCTGTTCATGACGGGCGCGAACGACCCACGAGTAGACCCGATGCAGAGCCGGAAGATGACTGCGCGGATGCAGGCGGCGCAGGCGAGCGTCTCCCCCGGTCAGGGCGGCCCGTCGCCCGTCTATTTGCGCACAAGCGGCAACACCGGGCACGGCATGGGAACGCCCCTCAACGCGCGAATCGAGCAGACCGTTGATATGTTCGCGTTTTTATTCGATCAGCTCGGGGTCAATTACGTAAGGCCCGGGTCAAATCAGCAGTCCCGGGCGACAGACTATTAG
- a CDS encoding PP2C family protein-serine/threonine phosphatase has translation MPDPHTQTMQCMEVWGGNQPADSGVIMPGLDAWVYSRPHGDATGGGDVHYVSSCATGRITRLLVADVSGHGAAVSETAGKLRSLMRRYVNYIDQTRFVRALNDEFIALAQEQRFATAVAATFFGPTHSLALCNAGHPPPLFYEARTGTWQVLEQARSPSSGDPSNMPLGILDMTQYEQFALRLREGDMVLCYTDALIEAKDKKGEWLGTPGLLEIVRGIDVSEPGEFIKRLLAAIAAIRPGNLEDDDVTALLFRHNGLVPRISFFKKAMAPLRVLAAAFGSLRPGAGPAPWPEMSLANLAGAKAKPVSGKVGK, from the coding sequence ATGCCCGACCCACACACCCAGACAATGCAGTGCATGGAAGTCTGGGGCGGAAACCAGCCCGCCGACAGCGGCGTCATCATGCCCGGTCTCGACGCCTGGGTGTACAGCCGCCCGCACGGCGACGCGACCGGCGGAGGCGACGTGCACTATGTCTCCTCCTGTGCGACCGGGCGCATCACTCGGCTGCTCGTCGCCGATGTCAGTGGCCACGGGGCGGCGGTCAGCGAGACGGCGGGCAAGCTACGGTCGCTGATGCGCCGCTACGTGAATTACATCGACCAGACGCGGTTTGTCCGGGCGCTCAACGACGAGTTCATCGCCCTGGCCCAGGAGCAGCGCTTCGCGACCGCGGTCGCCGCGACGTTCTTCGGCCCGACACACAGCCTCGCGCTTTGCAACGCCGGTCACCCGCCACCGCTTTTCTACGAGGCGCGGACGGGCACGTGGCAGGTTTTGGAGCAAGCGCGCAGCCCGTCCTCCGGCGATCCGTCGAACATGCCGCTGGGCATACTCGACATGACGCAATACGAGCAATTCGCCCTGCGACTCCGCGAGGGGGACATGGTCCTGTGCTACACGGACGCTCTGATCGAGGCCAAGGATAAGAAGGGCGAGTGGCTGGGCACGCCGGGGCTGCTAGAGATCGTCCGCGGAATCGACGTGAGCGAACCGGGCGAGTTTATCAAGCGGCTGCTGGCGGCGATCGCCGCCATACGGCCCGGCAACCTCGAAGACGACGACGTGACTGCTCTCCTCTTTCGCCACAACGGCCTCGTCCCACGGATCTCGTTCTTCAAGAAGGCGATGGCCCCGCTCCGCGTGCTCGCCGCCGCCTTCGGCTCACTACGACCGGGCGCTGGTCCGGCCCCGTGGCCGGAGATGAGCCTGGCGAACCTCGCCGGCGCGAAGGCGAAGCCCGTGAGCGGGAAGGTGGGCAAGTAG
- a CDS encoding choice-of-anchor J domain-containing protein translates to MIGLYATTVRAQSFSQNYESVCSGTLSNCPSLTGAGWVLNASTNLSNAPGQTGWFQGVAQDPPFFGSQSGTPASYIAANFANTGDNPGAMDTISNWMFAPARVFNNGDTISFWTRTVTFPSYADRLQLRVSLAGNGTSVGSSATDVGSYDLALDINPTYLLSGPGSYPTSWTQYVYTITGLVNPTLGRFAFRYFVENAGAGGIRSDYIGIDNVQYIAVPEPSVLALFTLPALLIRGRRRR, encoded by the coding sequence GTGATTGGTTTATACGCAACGACCGTACGCGCGCAGAGCTTCTCGCAAAACTATGAAAGCGTATGCTCCGGCACGCTCAGCAACTGCCCCTCGCTCACCGGCGCGGGATGGGTGCTCAACGCGTCAACCAATCTGAGCAACGCGCCCGGTCAGACCGGCTGGTTTCAGGGCGTGGCTCAAGACCCGCCATTCTTCGGATCACAATCCGGCACCCCCGCGTCGTACATCGCCGCGAATTTCGCGAACACCGGTGATAATCCCGGGGCGATGGACACGATCAGCAACTGGATGTTCGCTCCGGCGCGGGTGTTTAACAACGGCGACACGATTTCTTTCTGGACTCGTACCGTGACCTTTCCGAGCTATGCGGATCGGCTGCAACTTCGTGTGAGCCTCGCGGGCAACGGCACCTCGGTCGGCAGTTCGGCGACCGACGTCGGTTCTTACGATTTGGCGCTGGACATTAATCCAACGTACCTGCTCAGCGGCCCCGGCTCCTATCCGACATCGTGGACCCAGTACGTGTACACCATCACCGGGCTGGTGAATCCGACCCTGGGTCGGTTCGCCTTTCGGTACTTCGTCGAAAACGCCGGCGCCGGCGGGATACGCTCCGACTACATCGGCATCGACAACGTCCAATACATCGCGGTCCCCGAGCCGTCCGTCCTCGCCTTATTCACCCTTCCCGCCCTCTTGATTCGGGGGCGCCGACGGCGCTGA
- a CDS encoding amidohydrolase family protein, with the protein MIVDCHTHIWESPHQLGLEGGQSPGRGQRGVRTPLAGGWPDASMQSHYLASEPVDKSFVLGFKSRYLGAEIPAELISNYVQQHPEKLVGVAAIDPTNLPEALADLKLAHDELGMKAITVSPAAQDFHPADSRAMQVFAEAARLRMPVLIDQGVHFSVHSKMEFGRPVLLDEVARELPGLKLVIAHMGYPWVEECVVMLGKHPNLFADISALMHQPWQAYNALLSAYQYGVIDKLLFGSDFPYTQATTAIESLYRINQLVTGTNLPTVPRPHLASIVERDTLALLGLGPPTAATDPAAGGTLVDAHDA; encoded by the coding sequence ATGATCGTGGATTGTCACACACATATCTGGGAGTCGCCGCACCAGTTGGGGCTTGAAGGGGGTCAATCGCCAGGCCGGGGGCAGCGCGGCGTGCGTACCCCTTTGGCGGGGGGGTGGCCTGATGCCTCGATGCAAAGCCACTATCTGGCGAGCGAGCCGGTGGATAAGAGCTTTGTTTTGGGATTCAAAAGCCGTTACCTGGGCGCTGAGATCCCCGCGGAGTTGATCTCGAATTACGTCCAGCAACATCCGGAAAAACTGGTGGGCGTCGCCGCGATCGACCCCACCAACCTGCCGGAGGCACTCGCGGACCTCAAGCTCGCCCATGATGAGCTGGGAATGAAGGCGATCACGGTCTCGCCGGCGGCGCAGGATTTCCACCCTGCCGACAGCCGGGCGATGCAGGTCTTCGCGGAGGCTGCGCGGCTCAGGATGCCGGTACTCATCGACCAGGGCGTCCATTTCAGTGTCCACAGCAAAATGGAGTTCGGCCGGCCGGTCCTGCTGGACGAAGTGGCGCGCGAGTTGCCGGGGCTGAAGCTGGTGATTGCCCACATGGGGTATCCCTGGGTTGAGGAATGCGTGGTGATGCTCGGCAAGCATCCTAACCTCTTTGCCGACATCAGCGCCCTGATGCACCAGCCGTGGCAGGCGTACAACGCGCTCCTGTCGGCGTATCAATACGGCGTGATCGACAAGCTGCTCTTCGGCAGCGATTTTCCCTACACCCAGGCCACGACCGCAATCGAGTCGCTTTACCGCATCAACCAACTCGTAACCGGCACCAATCTGCCGACGGTTCCGCGGCCGCATCTGGCCTCGATCGTGGAGCGCGATACGCTGGCACTGCTGGGCCTGGGACCGCCCACGGCCGCAACGGATCCCGCGGCTGGCGGGACGCTGGTCGACGCTCATGACGCGTAA
- the addA gene encoding helicase-exonuclease AddAB subunit AddA: MSEILWTDTQRRAISTIDRSVLVSAGAGSGKTAVLAERCAALGADARLGCGIDRVLVVTFTDAAASEMRSRIAVALRSRLARTPANPWLQRQLALLDGAAISTLHSFCRQILGKYFAHADLDPLMPLLDPADGRLLRKETAQEVFDEYGRREDAEGEAFVDFVCAYGPTSEQALIECVLQIDEFLNSIVDPEAWLQQSLDALAEGGRGLSDVWSKRLADVIDRELYELSRLVESHLAAMTSATGPVQDCRKSLAEFAAALDGWRSQLRRSTDDRTLDAVCHEGIGKYKFPKIPRRSDKLDRAALGAIETLYTIRDDLFRKRLCDCLGPFTVADWADGLARIRPQAEILVTLVRAVRDAYQKAKAGLGVMDFGDLERRARNLLADESNHVAAQLRDRFQHVLVDEFQDISPVQADVLRLVSREAEADRPANLFTVGDVKQSIYRFRLAEPMLFLNRRGQFAPGGDRGAAIDLVENFRSRPRLLDAINALMERLMAADLGGIDYDDAARLRPGPCPPGKPVDETTPVELHLLEDKPGAVEEEDEDNEPTDGGAADWLRIEREAYVVAQRIKALVAEGAAYRDIVILLRSMKARVGAFARTLSRAGIPVYTDTAGGFFETREVRDLLSLLTLLDNAQQDIPLAAVLRSPLFGQPLTDDELVAIRIAARGPDADARFHVAVAEYARSGSDTSLRPRLANIFERIDRWRQCARRRPLADVLWQIYEESGYLAYAEGLADGRRRRANLLQLHEYARQFGGFRRQGLYRFLRFIDGLEGAGEDLEPGTPAAPGGDVVRIMSIHRSKGLEFPIVILGELGKDFNLQDARGSILFDRKLGLALKAVDLERRITYPTLPHQLVARAIRTESLAEELRIFYVALTRAKQRIILVGSHALDRLQELRDRLAAHRGPLPLSDRLGAGSVMDWTLAALACQPAPMVQLTPADLVSGAPLFAVCTYDFQCMKDWKLEVPPPTRHTELLEKCAALGDLPTPAPDSDFSELVRTIERRLVTPYPAMALTRVPAVAAATTLKRRWDAMVDPDEPTATWAPAHAAAYSGDRFRPPSSLHPATQVDPTARGTWTHEFLQRVDFRRPCDAADLAGQLSALSDAGLNTAAQAAQIDLDAIAWFFQTPLGQRLRQEKTRVLREWPFVIGVDPSRYEPGARRVDTDDVLLVRGILDGLFDSGEGWEILDYKTDGIDAAQVPARVEEYRGQLGIYAAAVKAVWQSDAKKRWLVFLTPRRIVEV, from the coding sequence ATGAGTGAGATTCTCTGGACAGATACTCAACGCCGCGCGATCTCGACGATCGATCGCAGCGTGCTGGTTTCCGCCGGGGCGGGAAGCGGCAAGACGGCGGTATTGGCCGAGCGCTGCGCGGCGCTGGGGGCCGACGCGCGACTGGGTTGCGGCATCGATCGCGTGCTGGTTGTGACGTTTACCGACGCGGCGGCGTCCGAGATGCGCAGCCGAATTGCCGTCGCCCTGCGGTCGCGCCTGGCCCGGACGCCGGCGAATCCCTGGCTGCAACGGCAACTCGCCCTGCTCGACGGTGCGGCCATCTCCACCTTGCACTCCTTCTGCCGCCAGATTCTGGGCAAATACTTCGCTCATGCCGATCTCGATCCGCTGATGCCGCTGCTCGACCCCGCCGACGGCCGTCTCCTGCGCAAAGAGACCGCCCAGGAGGTTTTCGACGAGTACGGCCGGCGCGAAGACGCGGAAGGCGAGGCGTTTGTGGACTTCGTCTGCGCGTATGGCCCGACGAGCGAGCAGGCACTGATCGAATGCGTCCTACAAATCGATGAATTCCTCAATTCGATTGTCGATCCCGAGGCGTGGCTGCAACAATCGCTTGATGCGCTGGCGGAGGGCGGCCGCGGATTGTCGGACGTCTGGAGTAAGCGCCTCGCCGACGTCATTGACCGGGAGCTTTACGAGCTATCGCGGCTGGTCGAAAGTCATTTGGCGGCGATGACTAGTGCGACGGGGCCTGTGCAGGATTGTCGCAAAAGCCTGGCCGAATTCGCCGCCGCTCTGGACGGATGGCGCTCTCAATTGCGCCGATCAACCGACGACAGAACGCTCGACGCAGTTTGCCACGAAGGGATTGGCAAATACAAGTTCCCGAAGATCCCCCGCCGGAGCGATAAACTGGATCGGGCCGCGCTCGGTGCGATTGAAACCTTGTACACTATCCGCGACGACCTCTTTCGCAAGCGACTCTGCGATTGCCTCGGCCCGTTCACCGTCGCTGATTGGGCGGACGGGCTGGCGAGAATCCGCCCACAAGCTGAGATTCTGGTGACGCTGGTCCGTGCGGTGCGCGACGCCTATCAGAAGGCCAAGGCCGGTCTGGGCGTCATGGACTTCGGCGATCTCGAACGCCGGGCAAGGAATTTGCTGGCCGATGAGTCCAACCACGTCGCAGCCCAACTGCGCGATCGTTTTCAGCACGTGCTGGTCGACGAATTTCAGGATATCAGCCCTGTCCAGGCCGACGTCCTTCGCCTCGTCAGCCGTGAAGCCGAGGCCGATCGACCGGCGAATCTCTTTACCGTCGGCGATGTCAAGCAGAGTATTTATCGCTTCCGATTAGCCGAGCCGATGCTGTTTCTGAATCGCCGAGGACAATTCGCCCCTGGCGGTGATCGGGGGGCCGCCATCGACCTCGTCGAGAATTTCCGCAGCCGACCGCGACTGCTCGATGCCATCAACGCGCTCATGGAACGGCTCATGGCCGCGGATCTGGGAGGCATCGACTACGACGATGCGGCCCGGCTTCGCCCCGGTCCCTGCCCCCCCGGCAAGCCCGTCGACGAAACGACGCCCGTTGAACTGCACCTGCTTGAAGATAAACCCGGCGCCGTCGAAGAGGAAGACGAGGACAATGAACCGACCGACGGTGGTGCGGCGGACTGGTTGCGCATTGAGCGCGAGGCCTACGTCGTCGCCCAACGGATCAAGGCACTTGTCGCCGAAGGCGCGGCGTACCGCGACATTGTTATTCTTCTCCGCTCCATGAAGGCCCGCGTCGGTGCCTTCGCCCGGACGCTCTCCCGCGCGGGCATTCCCGTTTACACGGACACGGCGGGCGGGTTCTTTGAAACCCGCGAGGTGCGAGACCTCCTCTCCCTGCTAACCCTCCTCGACAACGCACAGCAGGATATCCCCCTGGCAGCCGTGCTTCGCTCCCCGCTCTTCGGACAACCCTTGACCGACGACGAGCTGGTCGCCATTCGGATTGCGGCGCGCGGGCCGGACGCCGATGCTCGTTTCCACGTCGCCGTCGCCGAATACGCGCGAAGCGGCAGCGACACTTCGTTACGCCCGCGACTGGCGAACATCTTCGAGCGCATCGACCGTTGGCGGCAGTGCGCGCGCCGCCGTCCGCTTGCGGATGTGCTCTGGCAGATTTACGAAGAAAGCGGTTACCTCGCGTATGCCGAAGGCCTGGCCGACGGCCGCCGGCGCCGCGCGAACCTCCTGCAGCTTCATGAATATGCCCGGCAATTCGGCGGATTCCGGCGGCAGGGTCTCTATCGCTTCCTCCGGTTCATTGACGGCCTGGAGGGCGCGGGTGAAGACCTCGAACCGGGCACCCCCGCCGCGCCGGGGGGGGACGTGGTTCGCATCATGTCCATCCATCGCAGTAAGGGGCTGGAGTTTCCCATCGTCATTCTTGGCGAACTGGGCAAGGACTTCAATCTCCAGGACGCGCGCGGCAGCATTCTCTTCGACCGCAAACTTGGACTGGCCTTGAAGGCCGTGGATCTCGAGCGCCGCATCACCTATCCGACGCTTCCGCACCAACTCGTTGCCCGGGCAATTCGCACCGAATCCCTCGCCGAGGAACTGCGCATTTTTTACGTCGCGCTGACCCGGGCGAAGCAGCGGATTATCCTCGTCGGCTCGCACGCGCTCGACCGTCTGCAAGAACTTCGCGACCGATTGGCCGCTCATAGAGGCCCGCTACCGCTTTCCGACCGCCTGGGGGCGGGCAGCGTGATGGACTGGACACTCGCTGCACTGGCCTGTCAACCGGCGCCCATGGTGCAACTCACGCCGGCCGATCTCGTCTCCGGCGCCCCGCTCTTCGCGGTATGTACATACGATTTCCAGTGCATGAAAGACTGGAAGCTGGAGGTACCGCCGCCCACGCGGCATACAGAACTGCTGGAGAAGTGTGCCGCGCTAGGAGACCTCCCGACGCCCGCGCCGGATTCTGACTTCTCGGAACTGGTGCGGACCATCGAACGCCGCTTAGTGACGCCTTATCCCGCGATGGCCTTGACGCGGGTTCCGGCCGTTGCGGCGGCGACAACCCTGAAACGACGCTGGGACGCCATGGTCGATCCCGACGAGCCGACTGCGACCTGGGCGCCGGCGCACGCCGCAGCTTACTCCGGCGATCGCTTCCGCCCGCCTTCGAGTTTGCATCCGGCGACACAGGTTGACCCGACAGCGCGCGGGACATGGACGCACGAATTCCTCCAGCGCGTCGATTTCCGTCGCCCCTGTGACGCGGCGGACCTGGCGGGCCAACTCAGCGCTCTGAGTGATGCCGGCCTGAATACCGCCGCGCAGGCTGCGCAGATTGATCTGGACGCCATCGCCTGGTTCTTTCAGACGCCGCTCGGGCAACGCCTGCGACAGGAGAAGACCCGGGTCCTCCGCGAATGGCCTTTTGTCATCGGCGTGGACCCCTCACGTTACGAGCCCGGCGCAAGAAGGGTCGATACGGACGACGTCCTGCTTGTCCGCGGAATCCTCGACGGTCTCTTCGACAGCGGCGAGGGCTGGGAGATTCTCGATTACAAGACCGACGGGATCGACGCCGCCCAGGTGCCCGCGCGCGTGGAGGAGTATCGCGGTCAGCTCGGCATCTACGCCGCCGCGGTCAAGGCGGTGTGGCAATCGGACGCGAAGAAACGCTGGCTCGTGTTCCTCACCCCGCGCCGAATCGTCGAAGTTTAG